From one Hyphomicrobiales bacterium genomic stretch:
- a CDS encoding DUF2254 domain-containing protein, whose protein sequence is MPFAEGRRRTKVAAKGEGSRSGGGIGRCITRRLRMIQSKWAWLLEQLRRRIAVRAGLIAMLAVAVAPIAAVLGDYVPAEVADRLGSSAVDDILGVLASSMLAIAIFSLSSVVAAFGSATANASPRATAILIADPTTQNMLSTFIGTFIFSLAGIILLESGVYDSSGRLVLFLFSIFVVALVVVTLVRWIDFIMRFGRLGHIAGEVEAAALKAFEDRRREPYLGGRPLFDPDRQVPPGAHPIIGATAGYVRHVDMAALEDCCGGREIYLVSPPGTFMAGPRVLAFVAGDPDEAVVAAVRHAVDIGSERTHDQDPRFAIIILAEIASKALSPAINDPGTAIDIVGRLTRVIATWAHSQQPQEILFPSVYVPPVTFGEVVRDGFAPIARDGAGLVEVQIRLQKALAILAGCGDAALEATARQLSEEALERARKGLYLDADRALVEETARLAFQGRAPRLASAGHVPGPA, encoded by the coding sequence TCGCGCTCGGGCGGAGGCATCGGGCGCTGCATCACGAGGCGATTGCGGATGATCCAGTCGAAGTGGGCCTGGTTGCTCGAGCAGCTCCGTCGCCGGATTGCGGTCCGGGCCGGTCTCATTGCGATGCTGGCGGTGGCGGTCGCCCCGATCGCGGCCGTGCTCGGCGACTACGTCCCGGCGGAGGTTGCGGACCGCCTCGGCTCGTCGGCCGTCGACGACATTCTCGGCGTGCTTGCCTCGAGCATGTTGGCCATAGCGATTTTCTCCCTTTCGAGCGTTGTTGCCGCCTTCGGCTCGGCGACGGCCAACGCTTCGCCGCGCGCGACCGCCATCCTCATCGCCGACCCGACGACACAGAACATGCTCTCGACGTTCATCGGGACCTTCATCTTCAGTCTGGCCGGCATAATTCTCCTCGAATCCGGAGTATACGATAGCTCCGGCCGCCTTGTTCTCTTCCTCTTCAGCATTTTCGTCGTCGCGCTCGTCGTCGTCACGCTGGTACGCTGGATCGACTTCATCATGCGCTTTGGCCGCCTCGGGCACATTGCCGGCGAAGTCGAGGCGGCGGCGTTGAAGGCCTTCGAGGATCGTCGCCGTGAACCCTACTTGGGTGGTCGCCCGCTGTTCGATCCGGACCGCCAGGTCCCGCCGGGGGCCCATCCGATCATCGGCGCCACGGCGGGCTACGTGCGCCATGTCGACATGGCGGCGCTCGAGGACTGTTGCGGGGGTCGGGAAATTTATCTCGTGTCGCCCCCTGGAACGTTCATGGCTGGCCCTCGCGTTCTTGCATTCGTTGCAGGCGATCCCGACGAGGCTGTCGTCGCCGCCGTGCGCCATGCCGTCGATATCGGCTCAGAGCGAACGCATGATCAGGATCCACGGTTCGCGATCATCATTCTTGCCGAGATCGCCTCGAAGGCGCTCTCTCCGGCGATCAACGACCCGGGAACGGCGATCGATATCGTCGGCCGATTGACCCGCGTGATAGCGACCTGGGCGCATTCTCAGCAGCCGCAGGAAATCCTCTTTCCGAGCGTCTACGTCCCGCCCGTCACCTTCGGCGAGGTCGTCCGTGACGGTTTCGCACCGATCGCGCGCGACGGAGCGGGACTCGTCGAGGTCCAGATCAGACTTCAGAAAGCGCTCGCGATCCTCGCGGGCTGTGGTGATGCCGCACTCGAAGCCACCGCCCGCCAGCTCTCCGAGGAAGCATTGGAGCGGGCACGCAAGGGCTTGTATCTCGACGCCGACCGGGCGCTCGTCGAAGAAACCGCGCGCCTCGCCTTCCAAGGCCGCGCGCCCCGCCTTGCAAGCGCCGGCCACGTACCGGGCCCGGCGTGA
- the leuC gene encoding 3-isopropylmalate dehydratase large subunit, producing MAKPTSPTARTLYDKIWDDHLVEEAADGTCLLYIDRHLVHEVTSPQAFEGLRMTGRKVRAPEKTLCVVDHNVPTTDRTKGIADEESRIQVETIARNAAEFGVEYYGERDKRQGIVHIIGPEQGFTLPGTTIVCGDSHTSTHGAFGALAHGIGTSEVEHVLATQTLIQKKARNMRVTVDGALPRGVTAKDIILAIIGEIGTAGGTGHVIEYAGEAIRALSMEGRMTVCNMSIEGGARAGMIAPDEKTFAYIEGRPRAPKGAAWDVAMRYWETLASDEGAHFDAEVRLDAAKLPPLVTWGTSPEDVVSVTGKVPDPAAVSDAAKRASMERALAYMGLTAGTKMTDIPLDVIWIGSCTNGRIEDLREVARIVEGKKVAGNLAYAMIVPGSGLVKEQAEAEGLADIFKAAGFEWREPGCSMCLGMNPDQLKPGQRCASTSNRNFEGRQGFRGRTHLVSPRMAAAAAIAGRFVDVRAMEG from the coding sequence ATGGCCAAGCCCACCAGCCCCACCGCCAGAACACTCTACGACAAGATCTGGGACGACCACCTGGTCGAGGAGGCCGCGGACGGCACCTGCCTGCTCTACATCGACCGTCACCTCGTGCACGAGGTGACCAGCCCGCAGGCCTTCGAGGGGCTGCGCATGACGGGGCGCAAGGTGCGGGCACCGGAAAAGACACTCTGCGTCGTCGACCACAACGTGCCGACGACCGACCGCACCAAGGGCATCGCCGACGAAGAATCGCGCATCCAGGTCGAGACGATCGCGCGCAATGCCGCCGAGTTCGGCGTCGAATACTATGGCGAGCGCGACAAGCGCCAGGGCATCGTGCACATCATCGGCCCCGAGCAGGGCTTCACACTGCCGGGCACGACGATCGTCTGCGGCGACAGCCACACCTCGACGCACGGTGCATTCGGCGCCCTCGCCCACGGCATCGGCACGAGCGAAGTCGAGCACGTGCTCGCCACCCAGACGCTCATCCAAAAGAAGGCCCGCAACATGCGCGTCACGGTCGACGGCGCGCTGCCGAGGGGCGTGACGGCCAAGGACATCATCCTCGCGATCATCGGCGAGATCGGCACGGCCGGCGGCACCGGGCACGTCATCGAATACGCGGGCGAGGCGATCCGGGCGCTCTCCATGGAAGGGCGGATGACGGTCTGCAACATGTCGATCGAGGGCGGCGCCAGGGCCGGCATGATTGCTCCGGATGAAAAAACCTTCGCGTATATCGAGGGCCGGCCGCGTGCGCCAAAGGGCGCCGCCTGGGACGTCGCAATGCGCTACTGGGAGACGCTCGCCTCCGACGAGGGCGCGCATTTCGATGCCGAGGTGCGGCTCGACGCGGCCAAGCTGCCGCCCCTCGTCACCTGGGGCACGAGCCCGGAGGACGTCGTTTCGGTGACCGGCAAGGTGCCGGACCCGGCGGCGGTTTCCGATGCGGCGAAACGCGCCTCGATGGAGCGGGCGCTCGCCTACATGGGACTGACGGCGGGGACGAAAATGACCGACATCCCGCTCGACGTGATCTGGATCGGTTCCTGCACGAACGGGCGCATCGAGGACCTGCGTGAGGTCGCGCGCATCGTCGAGGGAAAGAAAGTCGCGGGCAACCTCGCCTATGCGATGATCGTGCCGGGCTCGGGGCTCGTCAAGGAGCAGGCCGAAGCCGAGGGTCTCGCCGACATCTTCAAGGCAGCGGGCTTCGAGTGGCGCGAACCGGGCTGCTCGATGTGCCTCGGCATGAACCCGGACCAGTTGAAGCCCGGCCAGCGCTGCGCCTCCACCTCGAACCGCAACTTCGAGGGGCGCCAGGGCTTTCGCGGCCGCACGCACCTCGTCTCGCCGCGCATGGCCGCAGCGGCCGCGATCGCCGGCCGCTTCGTCGACGTACGCGCGATGGAGGGGTAG
- a CDS encoding NAD-dependent epimerase/dehydratase family protein → MSDLVLVTGIGGFIARHVARALLADGYRVRGTVREAARGPTIRESLVAAGVEVGGLTFAVADLERDEGWQDAVAGCRYVQHVASPFPLANPRNREALVPTARGGALRVLEAALGAGVERIVMTSSVVTMMYRPGRPRELRLREGDWTDATWPALTAYMVAKTRAELAATERARAAGAGERLVSVNPGLVLGPSIGGSVGASLGLIEMMLRGAYPAVPPIAFPIADARDVARLQVAAMVAPGAGGRRLMAGEATLSLAEIGQVLRTELGAHARRVPTRELPAALVRMLALVDPKVRAAVAGLDCRCHVETGYVTELTGVRFRPAREAVTAATRSLIETGRV, encoded by the coding sequence ATGTCCGATCTGGTTCTGGTGACGGGGATTGGCGGGTTCATCGCGCGGCACGTGGCGCGCGCGCTGCTGGCGGACGGCTACCGGGTACGCGGCACGGTGCGCGAGGCAGCGCGCGGGCCGACGATCCGCGAGAGCCTCGTGGCGGCGGGGGTGGAGGTCGGCGGACTGACATTCGCGGTCGCCGACCTCGAGCGCGACGAAGGCTGGCAGGACGCGGTCGCGGGCTGCCGCTACGTGCAGCACGTCGCGAGCCCGTTTCCGCTCGCCAACCCGCGCAACCGCGAAGCGCTGGTGCCAACGGCGCGGGGCGGAGCATTGCGCGTGCTGGAGGCGGCGCTCGGCGCGGGGGTGGAGCGCATCGTCATGACCTCTTCGGTGGTCACGATGATGTACCGGCCCGGCCGGCCGCGCGAACTGCGGCTCCGCGAGGGCGACTGGACGGATGCCACGTGGCCCGCGCTCACCGCCTACATGGTGGCCAAGACGCGGGCCGAGCTGGCGGCCACCGAGCGGGCTAGGGCGGCGGGTGCCGGCGAGCGGCTCGTATCGGTCAATCCAGGTCTCGTGCTCGGGCCGTCCATCGGCGGTTCGGTCGGGGCTTCGCTCGGCCTGATCGAGATGATGCTGCGGGGAGCCTATCCGGCGGTGCCGCCGATCGCCTTTCCAATCGCCGACGCGCGCGACGTCGCGCGACTCCAGGTCGCGGCAATGGTGGCGCCGGGGGCGGGAGGACGGCGGCTGATGGCGGGGGAGGCAACCCTCTCGCTCGCCGAGATCGGGCAAGTGCTGAGGACGGAACTGGGGGCGCACGCGAGACGGGTGCCGACCCGCGAGCTGCCCGCGGCGCTGGTGCGTATGCTGGCGCTGGTCGACCCCAAGGTCAGGGCGGCGGTGGCCGGCCTCGACTGCCGGTGCCATGTCGAGACTGGCTACGTCACGGAACTGACGGGTGTACGATTCCGGCCGGCGCGCGAGGCGGTCACAGCCGCCACACGCTCGCTGATCGAGACGGGGCGCGTCTAG
- the leuB gene encoding 3-isopropylmalate dehydrogenase codes for MATRKLLLLPGDGIGTEVMAEAERILAWVNANAGGGFETETDLVGGSAYDAHGVAITDAAMARAMAADAVLFGAVGGPKWDGVPYEARPEAGLLRLRKDMQLFANLRPAICYPALADGSSLKREVVEGLDIMIVRELTGGVYFGEPKEITDLGNGQKRAVDTQVYETYEIERIARVAFDLARKRGKLVHSAEKRNVMKSGVLWNEVVTNVHRKEASDIRLEHILADNCAMQLVRRPKQFDVIVTDNLFGDILSDAAAMLTGSLGMLPSASLGAADAGGRRKSLYEPVHGSAPDIAGKGVANPIATIASLAMALRYSFDMGETADLIEGAIARVLASGIRTGDIASAGCTTVGTRAMGDAILAEMGRAA; via the coding sequence ATGGCGACACGCAAGCTCCTCCTTCTTCCCGGCGACGGCATCGGCACCGAGGTCATGGCGGAGGCCGAACGTATTCTCGCCTGGGTCAACGCCAACGCGGGCGGCGGCTTCGAGACGGAGACCGACCTCGTCGGTGGCTCGGCTTACGATGCGCATGGTGTTGCCATCACCGATGCGGCCATGGCCCGCGCGATGGCCGCCGATGCGGTGCTGTTCGGCGCGGTCGGCGGGCCGAAGTGGGACGGCGTGCCCTACGAGGCGCGACCCGAAGCCGGGCTCCTGCGCCTGCGCAAGGACATGCAGCTCTTTGCCAACTTGCGCCCGGCGATCTGCTATCCCGCCCTCGCCGACGGCTCCTCGCTGAAGCGCGAAGTCGTCGAGGGCCTCGACATCATGATCGTGCGCGAGCTGACCGGGGGTGTCTACTTCGGCGAACCCAAGGAGATCACCGACCTCGGCAACGGCCAGAAACGCGCCGTCGACACCCAGGTCTACGAGACCTACGAGATCGAACGCATCGCCCGCGTCGCCTTCGACCTTGCGAGAAAGCGCGGCAAGCTCGTGCACTCGGCTGAAAAGCGCAACGTCATGAAGTCCGGCGTGCTCTGGAACGAGGTCGTCACGAATGTCCACCGTAAGGAGGCGAGCGACATCCGCCTCGAGCACATCCTCGCAGACAACTGCGCCATGCAACTCGTGCGCCGGCCCAAGCAGTTCGACGTGATCGTCACCGACAACCTCTTCGGCGACATCCTCTCGGACGCGGCCGCCATGCTGACGGGTTCGCTCGGCATGCTGCCGTCGGCTTCGCTCGGGGCGGCGGATGCGGGCGGCCGCCGCAAGTCGCTCTATGAACCCGTGCACGGTTCGGCTCCCGACATCGCGGGCAAGGGCGTCGCCAACCCGATCGCCACCATCGCCAGTCTTGCCATGGCGCTGCGTTATTCCTTCGACATGGGCGAGACGGCGGACCTCATCGAGGGCGCGATCGCCCGCGTGCTGGCGAGCGGCATCCGCACCGGCGATATCGCGAGCGCCGGCTGCACCACCGTTGGCACCCGCGCCATGGGCGACGCGATCCTCGCCGAGATGGGAAGGGCAGCTTAG
- a CDS encoding TIR domain-containing protein — protein MTEVRDVTKEEFAAEVVEASRRQPVLVHFWAPWCGPCKVLEPMLAEAVAATSGAVRLVRVDVDKAPGIAETLEIQSIPAVFAFRDGGPVDGFLGALPRADVQRFVEKISRGAGKMDKEAAGQPRETPSARSRPARIFISYRRSDSTAFTHRLHERLTAHFGPGSTFIDIDDIPLGSDFRRHVRSELAGCGLVLVVIARNWMELGAGGAPRLHEAGDVVRLEIETALEAGVPVVPVLVGSAVMPAPAALPESLAELSFRNAARVDDGIDFTAHVGRLIAGIERLMA, from the coding sequence ATGACGGAGGTTCGCGACGTCACGAAAGAGGAGTTCGCCGCCGAGGTCGTCGAGGCCTCTCGGCGCCAGCCCGTTCTGGTCCACTTCTGGGCGCCCTGGTGTGGTCCGTGCAAGGTGCTCGAACCGATGCTCGCCGAGGCCGTTGCCGCGACCTCGGGTGCCGTCCGTCTGGTGCGCGTCGACGTCGACAAGGCGCCGGGTATCGCCGAGACGCTCGAAATCCAGTCGATCCCCGCCGTCTTCGCCTTCCGCGATGGTGGGCCGGTGGACGGATTCCTCGGCGCTCTCCCCCGGGCCGATGTGCAGCGCTTCGTGGAGAAGATTTCGCGGGGCGCCGGCAAGATGGACAAAGAGGCCGCCGGGCAACCTCGCGAGACACCGTCCGCCAGATCCCGGCCGGCCCGTATTTTCATCTCCTACCGGCGCAGCGACTCGACCGCCTTCACCCATCGCCTCCATGAACGCCTCACCGCTCATTTCGGTCCCGGCTCGACCTTCATCGACATCGATGACATTCCCTTGGGCAGCGACTTCCGGCGCCACGTTCGCTCGGAACTCGCCGGCTGCGGCCTCGTCCTCGTCGTCATCGCGCGCAATTGGATGGAGCTTGGAGCCGGCGGTGCGCCGCGCCTGCACGAGGCGGGCGACGTCGTGCGCCTCGAGATCGAGACGGCCCTGGAGGCGGGCGTTCCGGTCGTGCCCGTCCTCGTCGGCTCGGCCGTGATGCCCGCTCCCGCCGCCCTGCCCGAAAGCCTCGCCGAACTTTCCTTCCGCAACGCCGCTCGTGTCGACGACGGCATCGATTTTACCGCCCACGTCGGCCGCCTCATCGCCGGCATCGAGCGTCTCATGGCCTGA
- a CDS encoding cation diffusion facilitator family transporter, with the protein MPRDIQRISLASIAVAVAVLALKLVAWRITGSVALFSDALESVVNVAAAVVTFLAVRLADKPADRNHPYGHHKAEYLSAVFEGVLIVLAALAVLDAAWRAALAPREISEPFVGMLVNGLAGVLNALWGVFLLRRGRAHASPALMAEGRHLLADVGSSAAVLAGLAIAIATGYPILDAVLAAIVGIYILWCGWNLVRDSLGGLMDEAIAPDLVARIRTIIEANAGGAIEVHDLRTRRAGRATFVEFHLVVSGRMPVREAHAICDRIEAALRTEIVGVVTTIHVEPSEKAKGPAEAGGPLVLH; encoded by the coding sequence ATGCCGCGCGACATCCAGCGCATCTCGCTGGCCAGCATCGCGGTGGCCGTTGCCGTTCTGGCGCTCAAGCTCGTTGCCTGGCGCATCACCGGCTCGGTCGCGCTCTTTTCGGACGCCCTCGAAAGCGTCGTCAACGTGGCCGCCGCCGTCGTCACGTTCCTGGCCGTGCGCCTCGCCGACAAGCCGGCCGATCGCAACCATCCCTACGGCCACCACAAGGCGGAATACCTCTCGGCCGTGTTCGAGGGCGTGCTGATCGTGCTGGCGGCGCTCGCGGTCCTCGATGCCGCCTGGCGAGCAGCGCTCGCCCCGCGCGAAATCTCCGAGCCGTTCGTCGGCATGCTGGTGAACGGGCTGGCCGGCGTGCTCAACGCGCTCTGGGGGGTGTTCCTGTTGCGGCGGGGCCGCGCCCATGCCTCGCCGGCACTGATGGCCGAAGGCCGCCATCTCCTGGCCGATGTAGGCTCATCCGCCGCGGTCCTCGCCGGCCTGGCGATCGCCATCGCGACCGGCTATCCGATCCTCGATGCGGTGCTCGCGGCGATTGTCGGCATCTACATCCTCTGGTGCGGCTGGAACCTGGTCCGCGACAGCCTCGGCGGTTTGATGGACGAGGCGATAGCGCCCGACCTCGTCGCGCGCATTCGCACGATCATAGAGGCGAACGCCGGGGGTGCCATCGAAGTGCACGACCTACGCACGCGCCGGGCCGGCCGTGCCACCTTCGTGGAATTCCATCTGGTGGTGAGCGGGCGCATGCCGGTGCGCGAGGCCCATGCGATTTGCGATCGCATCGAGGCGGCCCTTCGCACCGAGATCGTCGGCGTCGTTACCACCATACATGTCGAGCCGAGCGAAAAAGCCAAGGGGCCGGCCGAGGCCGGCGGGCCGCTGGTCCTGCATTGA
- a CDS encoding EAL domain-containing protein, whose translation MAKKISMERVSGGRVEHGREALRAESVPVGEAYGELHGDAGRGAATRRTQPGWRGIDTVVTLAMLVVALAAGLGLVAEMAMTPPVAGSIAAALFVAMLAVHMLTRRIGGLGHSVDRLETRVDLIEQNATRSTANDAAGELAEVELRAIDALDDDFLEVDEELDYDAFQPSDQGLRQPGPVLHDAQDVRTAQGDAAAPQARRADAGAASAASARLDLDDDFDSPLASARREAMRDIAHVGRSPSPGTETHAAATRPDPVLSRSPADLGAHPGESTMSHRLEPRLDVRSSQPHPQAGALHAPETRRATPRDAQAQLDEEGLPPIALPRAPVPVPTPAASRGMPVPPPPAAGRPALEANPEGPGRAALPPRPPVPSMPKAPPPPPRPVGAGPVAGQPEAPRPGHGPTEPPLARSLDDAGRTEVVIQAIRKGDLDLYLQPIVGLPDRKPAHFQVIVRVRTPSGATLTGEEFEPIARARGLMPAIDQIMLARTVQILRKLTRGGKGHRFFCTLADASVAAPGFLQEFASYLRKNPDVGPRLAIEIADDALVVGNPEVRGGLAELRELGVALAITATTDEIAHAGALAERVAARFVRVAPHVLSARSRGPAETARLVAENRMLGIDVLVDGIGDENALADVVASGISLVQGDLFSSPKPLSGDAVAGAHRAA comes from the coding sequence ATGGCTAAGAAGATCTCCATGGAACGGGTCTCCGGTGGTCGCGTCGAGCACGGCCGTGAGGCATTGAGGGCCGAAAGCGTCCCGGTCGGTGAGGCATATGGCGAGCTGCACGGCGATGCGGGGCGTGGGGCGGCGACACGCCGAACGCAGCCCGGCTGGCGGGGCATCGACACCGTCGTGACGCTGGCGATGCTGGTGGTGGCGCTGGCGGCCGGCCTGGGTCTGGTCGCCGAAATGGCGATGACGCCACCCGTTGCAGGTTCGATCGCGGCCGCGTTGTTCGTCGCCATGCTCGCCGTGCATATGTTGACCCGGCGGATCGGCGGGCTCGGCCATAGCGTCGATCGCCTCGAAACGCGTGTCGATTTGATCGAGCAGAACGCCACCCGGTCCACCGCGAACGATGCCGCCGGAGAGCTGGCGGAGGTCGAGCTTCGCGCCATCGATGCCCTCGACGACGACTTCCTCGAGGTCGATGAAGAGCTGGACTACGACGCGTTCCAGCCCTCGGACCAGGGGCTACGGCAGCCCGGCCCCGTGCTGCACGATGCGCAGGACGTGCGTACCGCCCAGGGGGATGCCGCAGCGCCGCAAGCGCGGCGTGCCGACGCCGGCGCGGCAAGTGCCGCCTCCGCGCGTCTGGACCTGGACGACGATTTCGACAGTCCACTCGCCTCGGCTCGGCGTGAGGCGATGCGCGACATCGCCCACGTTGGCCGCTCGCCGTCTCCGGGCACCGAGACACATGCCGCCGCCACGCGTCCCGACCCGGTCCTGTCGCGCTCGCCCGCTGATCTCGGAGCCCATCCGGGAGAGAGCACGATGTCCCACCGGCTGGAGCCGCGCCTCGACGTCCGCTCCTCCCAGCCCCATCCGCAAGCCGGCGCACTGCATGCGCCCGAGACGCGCCGTGCCACGCCGCGCGATGCTCAGGCGCAGCTCGACGAGGAGGGCTTGCCGCCGATCGCGCTGCCACGCGCCCCGGTCCCTGTGCCGACCCCGGCAGCCTCACGTGGCATGCCGGTGCCGCCGCCCCCGGCTGCAGGCCGGCCGGCTCTGGAAGCGAACCCGGAGGGGCCCGGTCGCGCCGCGCTGCCGCCGCGCCCCCCTGTGCCCTCCATGCCGAAGGCCCCCCCGCCACCGCCGCGCCCGGTCGGCGCGGGCCCGGTCGCCGGCCAGCCCGAGGCACCCCGTCCGGGACATGGTCCGACCGAGCCGCCGCTGGCGCGCTCCCTCGACGATGCTGGCCGTACCGAAGTGGTCATCCAAGCGATCCGCAAGGGCGATCTCGACCTCTACCTGCAGCCGATCGTCGGCCTGCCGGATCGCAAGCCCGCCCACTTCCAGGTGATCGTGCGCGTGCGCACACCGTCCGGAGCAACGCTGACGGGCGAGGAATTCGAGCCGATCGCCCGCGCCCGCGGCCTGATGCCCGCCATCGATCAGATCATGTTGGCGCGCACGGTGCAGATCCTTCGCAAGCTGACGCGTGGCGGCAAGGGCCATCGCTTCTTCTGCACCCTCGCGGATGCATCGGTTGCGGCCCCGGGCTTCCTGCAGGAGTTCGCCTCCTATTTGCGTAAGAACCCGGACGTCGGGCCGCGTCTCGCCATCGAGATCGCCGACGATGCGCTCGTCGTCGGCAACCCTGAGGTCCGTGGCGGTCTCGCCGAACTGCGCGAACTCGGAGTGGCGCTCGCGATCACGGCGACGACGGACGAGATCGCGCATGCTGGCGCGCTGGCCGAACGGGTTGCGGCACGCTTTGTCCGCGTCGCCCCGCACGTGCTCTCCGCGCGCTCGCGCGGTCCGGCCGAAACCGCTCGCCTCGTGGCCGAGAACCGCATGCTGGGCATCGACGTCCTGGTCGATGGCATCGGCGACGAGAACGCGCTCGCAGATGTCGTCGCGAGCGGGATTTCCCTGGTGCAGGGTGATCTCTTCTCGAGCCCGAAGCCGCTTTCCGGAGATGCCGTCGCCGGCGCCCACCGGGCGGCCTGA
- a CDS encoding TIGR01459 family HAD-type hydrolase, translating into MESPMARPADEIPIIRSVSELADRYDAWFCDVWGVIHNGREPHPAAVAACERFRERSGRVLFITNAPRPAASVIAQLDRLGVSRSAYDAVVTSGDVTRALIARYSGRPVFHLGPERDLPLLDGLDVHLSSADEAEAIVNTGLFDDILEGPEDYREMLAGFAARGLPMICANPDLVVERGTEIAYCAGSLAELYAGLGGEVSYAGKPHAPIYEVCCERLAALGAPAAAGTVGRERILAIGDGLRTDMAGALAFGIDALFIPSGIHVPHGRALAGDVLTELFEGFAMRPVAAIDGLSW; encoded by the coding sequence ATGGAGAGCCCCATGGCCCGGCCCGCCGACGAGATCCCCATCATCAGGTCCGTGTCCGAGCTGGCGGACCGCTATGACGCTTGGTTCTGCGATGTTTGGGGCGTCATTCACAACGGTCGCGAGCCCCACCCGGCCGCCGTCGCCGCCTGCGAGCGCTTTCGCGAGCGCTCCGGCCGCGTCCTCTTCATCACCAATGCGCCGCGGCCGGCGGCGTCCGTCATCGCTCAGCTCGATCGTCTCGGCGTCTCCCGCAGCGCCTACGATGCGGTCGTGACCTCGGGTGACGTGACGCGTGCGCTCATTGCCCGCTACAGCGGTCGACCCGTCTTCCACCTCGGGCCGGAGCGTGATCTGCCCCTGCTCGACGGTCTCGATGTCCACCTTTCAAGCGCCGATGAAGCCGAGGCGATCGTCAACACCGGCCTCTTCGACGACATTCTCGAGGGTCCCGAGGACTACCGCGAAATGCTCGCCGGTTTCGCCGCCCGCGGTCTGCCGATGATCTGCGCCAATCCCGACCTCGTGGTCGAGCGCGGCACCGAGATTGCCTATTGCGCGGGCTCGCTCGCCGAACTCTATGCCGGTCTTGGCGGCGAGGTGTCCTACGCCGGAAAGCCGCACGCGCCGATTTACGAGGTGTGCTGCGAACGGTTGGCGGCACTCGGCGCCCCCGCTGCCGCTGGCACTGTCGGCCGCGAACGGATCCTGGCGATCGGCGATGGCCTGCGAACCGACATGGCCGGCGCGCTCGCGTTCGGCATCGACGCGTTGTTCATTCCCTCGGGCATCCACGTCCCACACGGGCGCGCCTTGGCCGGCGATGTACTGACGGAACTCTTCGAGGGCTTTGCGATGCGACCCGTGGCGGCCATCGACGGCCTCTCCTGGTAG
- a CDS encoding zinc-binding dehydrogenase, translating into MRAVEITNPGEPDVLRLAERPLPAVGRNEVLIRVIAAGVNRPDVLQRRGLYPAPPGHSDLPGLEVAGEIVAVGEAVSRWSRGARVVALTNGGGYAEYCAVDAGAVLPMPAGLSALEAALLPETVFTVWHNVFERGALQPGGWLLVHGGSSGIGTTAIQMAVGLGAKVIATAGSAEKCAACTRLGAVRAVNYREEDFVAVVKELTGQGVDVVLDMVGGDYVARNIRATANDGRIVQIAFLEGSKVTIDLMPVMLKRLTLTGSTLRARTAEVKAGIAHMVERRVWPMVAEGRLTPLVDSQFALADAAKAHARMEGGAHIGKIGLVVANDAG; encoded by the coding sequence ATGCGAGCCGTCGAGATCACCAATCCGGGCGAGCCAGACGTGCTGCGGCTGGCCGAGCGGCCGTTGCCGGCGGTCGGCCGCAACGAGGTGCTGATCCGGGTGATCGCGGCGGGCGTCAACCGGCCAGACGTGCTCCAGCGCCGCGGACTCTATCCGGCCCCGCCCGGCCACAGCGACCTGCCCGGCCTCGAGGTGGCGGGCGAGATCGTGGCGGTCGGAGAGGCGGTGAGCCGCTGGAGCCGGGGCGCCCGCGTCGTCGCGCTGACCAATGGCGGTGGCTATGCGGAGTATTGCGCCGTCGATGCGGGCGCGGTGCTACCGATGCCGGCAGGCCTGTCGGCACTCGAGGCGGCACTGCTGCCCGAAACCGTCTTTACCGTCTGGCACAACGTTTTCGAGCGCGGTGCCCTGCAGCCCGGCGGTTGGCTGCTGGTGCATGGCGGCTCGAGCGGCATCGGCACGACCGCCATCCAGATGGCCGTGGGCCTCGGCGCCAAGGTCATCGCGACCGCCGGATCGGCGGAAAAGTGCGCGGCCTGCACACGGCTCGGCGCGGTCCGGGCCGTCAATTACCGCGAGGAGGATTTCGTCGCGGTGGTCAAGGAACTGACGGGGCAGGGCGTCGACGTGGTCCTCGACATGGTCGGTGGCGACTACGTGGCGCGCAACATCCGGGCAACGGCCAACGACGGTCGCATCGTGCAGATCGCCTTCCTCGAAGGCTCCAAGGTCACGATCGATCTCATGCCGGTGATGCTGAAGCGGCTGACGCTGACCGGCTCGACGCTCAGGGCGCGCACGGCCGAGGTGAAGGCCGGAATCGCTCACATGGTGGAAAGGCGGGTCTGGCCAATGGTCGCGGAAGGGCGGCTGACACCATTGGTCGACAGCCAATTCGCGCTCGCCGATGCCGCAAAGGCGCACGCACGCATGGAAGGCGGCGCGCACATCGGCAAGATCGGTCTGGTCGTGGCGAACGACGCGGGTTGA
- a CDS encoding DUF1192 family protein yields MNDQDDLPRAKSTHPTIGEDLTTYSRAELAERIRVLEAEIERHRAEIARKTGQRDAADSLFRD; encoded by the coding sequence ATGAACGACCAAGACGATCTGCCACGCGCCAAGAGCACGCACCCGACCATCGGCGAGGACCTGACCACCTACTCGCGTGCCGAGCTTGCCGAGCGCATCCGGGTCCTCGAGGCCGAGATCGAACGCCACCGCGCCGAAATCGCACGCAAGACCGGCCAGCGGGACGCCGCCGACAGCCTCTTTCGGGATTGA